A stretch of DNA from Sugiyamaella lignohabitans strain CBS 10342 chromosome B, complete sequence:
attattattttctgaCATAATGAGGTTGGTAAAGCCGTGAAGCAACTTGCAGCATTTCAACTAAATGCTCGATATCGTCTGCCAAGTTTCCTAACCTCAATCTATCTATGCGCAATGATGCAATCGGATAAGAACAAACAAACCGACTGTTTCCAAGTTATATAGGGCTTACTGTTATAGTATAGAAGGGAAAGGCAAAATATTCAGTGAGAACTGATCTACTCAACCAGATTGGCTATGCTGACAATCCGTCGACGGTTGATTTGTTGagccagcttcttctccgCTCGAGATGCGCATATTTTCCTGACATCTTGTCAATGTCTGTTCCTGAGACATGATTCAGGTGTGAAAAAAGCATTTGTATAGTCTCGGCCAATAGCCAATGAGTTGATAGGCATTGATCCTTTGGTCTCCATTTGTGGAGTTCAATTAGACTTAAGATTATATGCCATGCCATTCTTGAAACTCGCTTAGCGGCAGGTAGCCGGGCGGATCAATTAGGCAACTAGGAGTTCCCATGGTCTAGGTAAGACCGAATGGCattattttgaaatcaatattGGATAAAAGTGTTGATGAAATACCAGAGATATTTATAGATCTATAAATAGTTTTGTAAATTTATTACCACTCTTGAACTGATGCGAGAGAGAATAGGTGTTTGTAGTTGAAAACCGGCTCCTTGCCAATACACGGCGAATATATGACGTTGGATATAGTTTCCACACATCCGTGTTGAAACGTCTTCTTTCGCTAAAGAAAGTTTGGTATGGTTCGATTTTTTGTTCCATGGCcgacaagctcaagctTTTTCTGATTTAGCTCAGCCTACCCGGAAGGAAACTTAACTGTTAGACCTTTGAATATTGATTAATAACCGACTATATGTTATCGTTTGATTATGAAACATGATAAAGCTCTGAGCTCAGGCCGAGGTACTAGCATTTTACCTTTGTAgccaaaagaaaaataaaaagtaaaaaaaaatagaaacagGGTCGGAAATCTATCTAGAATTCTTTTCTTGAGAAATCGAGATCGCAGCGCTTTGTTGCTGCCATATCGTGCAAATCAAGACTATAAGTCGGGTTGCTACTCATATTCAGTAAATCCAACCTCCAAGTATTGTCAAACATGGAAATGATAACGACTATGGTTGACATGTTATTCCTTCCTGTTAGATTAACCAACCTTAATTACAAGATCAGAAGGAATCGTAAGGTTCGAAAATAAACTATCCGTGCCCATTTTCCTTTTCTGACCAGTGTTCTCGATTTGTATCACCCGCCTGATCCCGTCAGGGCCGCCTGGTCCAAGTTGCTAGCACTGGCCATTGTTTGTGGGGCATGCTCTTTGACAGGTTCCGGTTAACTATATTTGGGACAGCTGGCTCAGCAAATCAGGTGCCTTTGCTTTTCTTGccaaatatatatatgggaactaatatatttattcagttTGTGGGTCATTggtcaattttttttcccatTATTTTTGCACCGTAAGCTagttaaatattttttttatcataTCAAAGTATATGAATCGACTAAAGACACTACTATAGTAGCATGTCCGAATCAGCTCTTGTAAGCCCATCAACACACTCTATGTCTTCAAGTAGCGGTACTAATACTCGGACAAGAAAGTCCACTCTTactcaacaacagaaaaacaagaagCGTCAAAGAGCCACTCCGGCCCAGTTGGTATATCTTAAAAAGGAAtttgaaatcaacaacacaCCAAATGCAAAGACCCGAGAGGAAATTGGTAAGAAGATTGATATGACCGAGAGGTCTGTACAGATCTGGtttcaaaataaaagagcCAAGCAGAAGCTCTTCAGTCGTAAACATAATATCTCTGGTCTAGGGAATATTAGTCCCCTTGGTCCTAATATGGTGGGTAATCGATATTTCTCACCATCGAGTAATTCTTCTTTGGATAATTCTAGCTATTCGTCTCCTGGATTAGGTGGTATGGCTCATCCTAAAATGTTTGTAATGCCATATGACGGAATGCGATCATTTGCCAGATCAGCAAGTTCGTTGGAACACAGGCAGGCATTAAGAGGCTATGGGAATCTAGCGTCATTGATTGTCTTTTCATGTCGGTCTTTGACAATTGGAAGTTGGAGAAGAGTCGCATCTCCTAATGCAACAAATGGTCTGACTCCTGACGATCTTACGGTACTATACAGTCCGTCTGAATCGACTTTTACTTATCTAATGTTTGATGGAACCACGAGATTTCGAATGGAATTCCCTGCAAAGTCTGTTGAGAAAATAACCTTGTCGGTGGATGAAAACAACTCGATGGCAGGTGTAGTCACTCTATGTCTGAATAACAGACCATCATTTTCAGTCAAGACCCCAAAGAGCCCTGATCGGTGGCTGGTCTGTGGAGATTTTTCGGTTGCTGAACAAGCTTCAAGATGCACGATTCACAAACTTGTTGGCCCTTATAATCAACTTCATGGCCAGGTATGTCAACTCTATTCGTTCCAGCCATCGAAAGTTTCGGCAGGACTACTTACTCCTCCACAGACTGCTACGAGTACATCGTCAGAAAGAGAATTGGAGGCAGTCAGCCAGAGGAGTCGGTTGGTTGATAATCTATGGCTTAACGCGCCAGAACGATCACAGACAAGGTCAACACCGGCGGTCTTTACTTGTTCCAATAACGTTGCTGTTCATGATGTTTGCGACTCTATACTTGCATTTGGAGACTCTGTTTCAGAAAACGATCTCACTTCACCTGCTCCTGGTGGCAGTGAGTTGGCAGACGAAATTAAAGACGATATCCATGACGCATTGTTCTCTGAGCCAGAAGTGAGTCAAATATCATGGAACACTATTTTTGGTGACGAAGAGAGTCAGTTTGCACCTGCAGatgatttgtttgaagtCAAGATTGGAGACAATAATGCCGCTCATATCGATACTCTATTCAGCACGCAAAGCAGTTTAGGAATGATTTCACCGGATAGTGATGGTGCCGGTAAAATGGCTGAAGTGATTTCAGGGCAAGTTCACAACGAACAGACAGTCGAGCCTGCTGTAATCACCAGTCCCACCTCTACGGCTGTTAATGGTGATACTGTGGGCACAAATGCCCCGATCATGTCAAGTTCAATGAATGGTTCTGGTAGCACCGACTTTGATGACCAACTCCTACTGGGAGCAGGAAATAATTACACACTTGACGCCACATCGTCAGTCATCGGACTCAACGACGACTTCCAGCTTTCATATGTAGTTAATTTCTTATAGCTTAAGTTCGTACAGCTTAAGCTGGTGAGAAGGGAACATGAACATGACCGTCGGGCTGGTGATGGATGCGCGTCGACTAATTGGGTCCTGTCTGCCTTATCGTGCATTATCACTGACAGGTACATGCGTCTGACAGATAAGGCGGTAATTGTAGATTATAGGATAGCAACTTCAATATACCGTAACgtaatttattaattaatatgTAATTGATGTCGTTCTACCTGTACATTGAAGTGAATATACAAATTATATTCAAGTTTGCTGGTTCCAACAATGTCCATTCCGAGTAGATGTAATAAGTATATAAAGCTTGTATATCGGCTCATTCtaacaaaccaaaattaCTCTTCTTCCAATTGGTCCCAAATAGACAGTCATTCCTACCTTTCTTTCTTATAAAAAGCCGGACCAATAAACAAACTTTTATTTTCCTTTTGGTCTAGatcacaatcacaaccaCTATAACCACAATACTATATAAGAGAATATATGCGGGCAGTTGGCAGAGCAACCCGTTCGTGGAACCGCCGCCAGCGGCCGGCCGTTATACATACATACGTCAATCAGTAATCCTTACCCATTTAACATCAACGTGCTGGAGTTATAGTTACGAAATCCACATTTCAAGCATATTGGGACAGTGAACCGGTTGGCAATTTCTCTCTCGtgttcaaataaaataacaaCATTGAAGAGATAATCCAGCCCCAAAATGTTCTATAGATCTTATAGTAGGGGCCAGGTCAATGTTGTGTGGTTGATTGTGCTGATATCGACGGTGTTTGGTTCGGTATGGGCGGATGAAGTCAAGGtcgacaacaacaaggACAATCGTCAAATATGTTCGGgaatatattcaaaacaGGATTGGAGTGGTCCTCATGATTCTTATATAGATGCGGCATTCACATCACCTAGTgataatgaaaatgattGGATTGCTGTTGTCATTTTTGAGTACCGAAATGTCGACATGTTAGGAGTGTCAGTGTCAGGAgatagaaacaaaaaatatgtGTGTGATGAAGGAGCAATTGCTTCTGGATTATGTAAATCCGAACAGTTGGGAACATTTTTGATAGATGAGAATCTTGGAGATGGCAATCATACCAGTGATT
This window harbors:
- the PHO2 gene encoding Pho2p (Homeobox transcription factor; regulatory targets include genes involved in phosphate metabolism; binds cooperatively with Pho4p to the PHO5 promoter; phosphorylation of Pho2p facilitates interaction with Pho4p; relocalizes to the cytosol in response to hypoxia; GO_component: GO:0005829 - cytosol [Evidence IDA] [PMID 22932476]; GO_component: GO:0005634 - nucleus [Evidence IEA,IEA,IEA]; GO_component: GO:0005634 - nucleus [Evidence IDA] [PMID 1493793]; GO_component: GO:0005634 - nucleus [Evidence IDA] [PMID 22932476]; GO_function: GO:0003677 - DNA binding [Evidence IEA,IEA]; GO_function: GO:0000978 - RNA polymerase II core promoter proximal region sequence-specific DNA binding [Evidence IDA] [PMID 2664469]; GO_function: GO:0001077 - RNA polymerase II core promoter proximal region sequence-specific DNA binding transcription factor activity involved in positive regulation of transcription [Evidence IDA,IMP] [PMID 3303332]; GO_function: GO:0001077 - RNA polymerase II core promoter proximal region sequence-specific DNA binding transcription factor activity involved in positive regulation of transcription [Evidence IDA,IGI,IMP] [PMID 7902583]; GO_function: GO:0001077 - RNA polymerase II core promoter proximal region sequence-specific DNA binding transcription factor activity involved in positive regulation of transcription [Evidence IDA,IGI,IMP] [PMID 9566882]; GO_function: GO:0043565 - sequence-specific DNA binding [Evidence IEA]; GO_function: GO:0043565 - sequence-specific DNA binding [Evidence IDA] [PMID 19111667]; GO_function: GO:0043565 - sequence-specific DNA binding [Evidence IDA] [PMID 19158363]; GO_function: GO:0003700 - sequence-specific DNA binding transcription factor activity [Evidence IEA]; GO_process: GO:0006338 - chromatin remodeling [Evidence IMP] [PMID 2196175]; GO_process: GO:0000105 - histidine biosynthetic process [Evidence IGI,IMP] [PMID 3303332]; GO_process: GO:0043388 - positive regulation of DNA binding [Evidence IMP] [PMID 7902583]; GO_process: GO:0043388 - positive regulation of DNA binding [Evidence IDA] [PMID 8355698]; GO_process: GO:0045937 - positive regulation of phosphate metabolic process [Evidence IGI] [PMID 3915785]; GO_process: GO:0045944 - positive regulation of transcription from RNA polymerase II promoter [Evidence IGI,IMP] [PMID 3303332]; GO_process: GO:0045944 - positive regulation of transcription from RNA polymerase II promoter [Evidence IGI] [PMID 3915785]; GO_process: GO:0045944 - positive regulation of transcription from RNA polymerase II promoter [Evidence IGI,IMP] [PMID 7902583]; GO_process: GO:2000679 - positive regulation of transcription regulatory region DNA binding [Evidence IMP] [PMID 9354395]; GO_process: GO:0009113 - purine nucleobase biosynthetic process [Evidence IDA,IMP] [PMID 1495962]; GO_process: GO:0006355 - regulation of transcription, DNA-templated [Evidence IEA,IEA]; GO_process: GO:0006351 - transcription, DNA-templated [Evidence IEA]), which translates into the protein MSESALVSPSTHSMSSSSGTNTRTRKSTLTQQQKNKKRQRATPAQLVYLKKEFEINNTPNAKTREEIGKKIDMTERSVQIWFQNKRAKQKLFSRKHNISGLGNISPLGPNMVGNRYFSPSSNSSLDNSSYSSPGLGGMAHPKMFVMPYDGMRSFARSASSLEHRQALRGYGNLASLIVFSCRSLTIGSWRRVASPNATNGLTPDDLTVLYSPSESTFTYLMFDGTTRFRMEFPAKSVEKITLSVDENNSMAGVVTLCLNNRPSFSVKTPKSPDRWLVCGDFSVAEQASRCTIHKLVGPYNQLHGQVCQLYSFQPSKVSAGLLTPPQTATSTSSERELEAVSQRSRLVDNLWLNAPERSQTRSTPAVFTCSNNVAVHDVCDSILAFGDSVSENDLTSPAPGGSELADEIKDDIHDALFSEPEVSQISWNTIFGDEESQFAPADDLFEVKIGDNNAAHIDTLFSTQSSLGMISPDSDGAGKMAEVISGQVHNEQTVEPAVITSPTSTAVNGDTVGTNAPIMSSSMNGSGSTDFDDQLLLGAGNNYTLDATSSVIGLNDDFQLSYVVNFL